A window of the Heliomicrobium gestii genome harbors these coding sequences:
- the pilM gene encoding type IV pilus assembly protein PilM, which yields MFGPINTLGIEIAGAAVRMVEVSRRNRRFEIVAATQQPFAPPAGDMTTEAYWQALEAAIEKCLAGVRKRVKRAVLTFPSRNLISRQVRMPHMPEAELRASLRWELEKYVPLSADDYVYDYLNQGVIEVEGDPMAQLLLVALPKEEVVRHFECLQGAGVTVTAVETASFALSRLLNAMRENDLRTYGCLDIGDDRSTLTVFREGRVQFIRYIQLGAARLEENLREIFPVEAATLRQMLAETAVTSQAAETERLGGLVAEDASASAGAVTMDEAPAGWMDGQNAEMQILLQSFLSELIVEVRRSLDFYNLQYRDNSFAHLVLCGGLSRLRGIETYFSQEFKLPVSVLDMQTSLVAQIKPDCLERMTPDMAVVTGLALRAPEEE from the coding sequence ATGTTTGGACCGATCAACACCCTGGGCATTGAGATCGCCGGCGCGGCGGTGCGCATGGTCGAGGTATCCCGGCGCAACCGGCGTTTCGAGATCGTGGCGGCGACACAACAGCCCTTTGCGCCGCCGGCGGGGGACATGACCACAGAGGCCTACTGGCAGGCGCTGGAGGCTGCGATCGAGAAATGCCTAGCCGGCGTGCGAAAAAGAGTCAAACGGGCGGTGCTGACCTTTCCGTCGCGCAATTTGATCTCGCGCCAGGTCCGCATGCCTCATATGCCTGAGGCGGAATTGCGAGCATCGCTGCGCTGGGAATTGGAGAAGTATGTGCCCCTTTCGGCGGATGATTACGTCTATGACTATCTGAATCAGGGCGTCATTGAGGTGGAAGGCGACCCCATGGCCCAACTGCTGTTGGTGGCCTTGCCGAAGGAGGAGGTTGTCCGGCACTTCGAATGCCTCCAAGGGGCGGGGGTGACGGTCACCGCCGTCGAGACGGCCTCCTTTGCCCTCAGCCGTCTCCTCAATGCGATGCGAGAGAATGACCTCCGCACCTATGGCTGCCTCGATATCGGCGATGACCGTTCCACCCTGACCGTGTTCCGGGAGGGTCGGGTGCAGTTCATCCGCTACATCCAGTTGGGCGCCGCCCGTCTGGAGGAAAATCTGCGCGAGATCTTTCCCGTCGAAGCGGCGACGTTGCGGCAGATGCTGGCGGAGACGGCTGTCACGTCGCAAGCAGCCGAAACGGAAAGGCTGGGAGGGCTTGTCGCAGAGGATGCCTCGGCGAGCGCCGGCGCGGTGACGATGGATGAAGCGCCGGCAGGGTGGATGGACGGGCAGAACGCGGAGATGCAGATTCTCCTGCAATCCTTTCTTTCCGAATTGATTGTAGAGGTCCGCCGGTCTCTCGATTTTTACAACCTGCAATACCGGGACAACAGCTTCGCCCATCTGGTGCTCTGCGGCGGCCTCTCCCGTCTGCGGGGGATTGAGACCTACTTTTCGCAGGAGTTCAAGCTCCCCGTCTCGGTTTTGGACATGCAGACAAGCCTGGTGGCGCAAATCAAACCGGATTGTCTCGAACGGATGACGCCCGATATGGCCGTTGTCACCGGTCTCGCCTTGCGGGCGCCCGAAGAAGAGTGA
- a CDS encoding type IV pilus inner membrane component PilO, producing MKGPKFPRFSRWFSFKASQGGASSLVAWFKNQSRQLFPHTSQGEASWWSARTQREKVLLSIFGATVVSASLYIFVLEGQLDEFTVLSNELPASKQKLESAKVRIANLSQLEQQLADSRTRNSQLFRAYPSELSTGSMAVLVGEAAKAANVSVKYFVPKSKLERPDSNGKLVAETPVSMVVEGTFDALVDFSARLENLRGGALVRNFAFTWENREKEKETKSKDKGSDGKKDSVNVLLELIDVVVTTFSKTPSGDVDVQQKSVGNVTTRLPRAAYPPDSKNKPKTTILNAAFTVSFFEVGLGGSPDAVDLEQYRLGRPNPFEPHVWDDTNPWLHDIGDIPASQWQNGATTQGTWPAIGPGAGSGMGSGAKPKASGESTLPSIPSIPSLPNIPGFPFLPSLTPNASKGGAAPVLSPIPLRPPQQGGAGASG from the coding sequence ATGAAAGGGCCGAAATTCCCCCGCTTTTCCAGGTGGTTTTCCTTCAAAGCGAGCCAGGGGGGCGCGTCGTCCCTGGTGGCTTGGTTCAAGAACCAATCGCGCCAGTTGTTTCCCCATACCAGTCAAGGCGAGGCCAGTTGGTGGTCGGCGCGGACCCAGCGGGAAAAGGTGCTTTTGAGCATTTTCGGCGCCACTGTTGTCAGCGCCAGCCTGTACATCTTTGTGCTGGAGGGCCAGCTTGACGAGTTTACGGTCCTTTCGAACGAGCTTCCTGCATCCAAACAGAAGCTGGAGTCGGCGAAGGTGCGGATCGCAAACCTTTCGCAACTGGAACAACAACTGGCCGACAGCCGGACTCGGAACAGCCAACTCTTTCGCGCCTACCCCTCGGAACTGTCCACCGGTTCCATGGCCGTGCTCGTCGGCGAAGCGGCCAAGGCAGCAAACGTGAGTGTCAAGTATTTCGTTCCCAAGTCCAAATTGGAACGCCCCGATTCAAATGGAAAATTGGTGGCCGAAACGCCGGTGAGTATGGTTGTGGAAGGCACCTTCGACGCCTTGGTTGATTTTTCGGCGCGGTTAGAGAACCTGCGCGGCGGCGCGCTGGTGCGCAATTTTGCCTTCACCTGGGAGAACCGGGAAAAGGAAAAAGAGACGAAAAGCAAAGACAAGGGCAGTGACGGAAAGAAAGACTCGGTGAACGTGCTTCTGGAATTGATCGACGTTGTCGTAACCACCTTTTCAAAGACCCCTTCCGGCGATGTGGATGTGCAACAAAAAAGCGTGGGCAATGTGACCACCCGGCTGCCCAGGGCCGCCTATCCGCCCGATTCAAAGAACAAGCCGAAGACGACCATCCTCAATGCGGCTTTCACGGTCTCCTTTTTCGAGGTCGGGCTGGGCGGAAGCCCTGATGCGGTCGATCTGGAGCAATACCGGCTGGGTCGCCCCAACCCCTTTGAACCCCATGTCTGGGATGACACCAACCCCTGGCTGCATGATATCGGTGACATACCGGCGTCTCAATGGCAGAATGGGGCGACCACTCAGGGAACCTGGCCGGCAATCGGTCCGGGAGCCGGTTCGGGAATGGGTTCAGGCGCGAAGCCGAAGGCTTCCGGAGAGTCAACGTTGCCGTCGATTCCATCCATCCCGAGCCTTCCGAACATTCCCGGATTCCCCTTCCTGCCGAGCCTGACCCCCAACGCGTCGAAGGGAGGCGCAGCGCCTGTTCTTTCCCCGATTCCGTTGCGCCCGCCGCAGCAGGGGGGGGCCGGCGCGTCGGGCTAA
- a CDS encoding PilN domain-containing protein, producing MQSINLLPIELRPKKLDRRSLLIRSGVTVVVLACLAGYGFFLAKIYLSQKEGERVAAEMAALQPELRRVEAIEKEINDNRKKAELLNQLQSARVPWSKVFNEVTGVTPDGLWLATVTLNTIDPAKTVLEIEGETVAFEQVGVFVLKLRTFPYFSSVELIDARDKNVDFKWVTRFKVQALLAPIPPELQVVPVDSNGKDGTKKSGAQGGERR from the coding sequence GTGCAGTCGATCAACCTACTTCCTATCGAATTGCGCCCCAAAAAACTGGACAGGCGGTCCTTGCTGATTCGCAGCGGTGTCACCGTGGTCGTGCTCGCTTGTTTAGCCGGATACGGTTTTTTTCTGGCGAAGATTTACCTATCCCAAAAAGAAGGCGAGCGCGTTGCGGCGGAAATGGCTGCCCTTCAGCCCGAACTCAGGCGGGTGGAGGCCATTGAAAAAGAAATCAATGACAACCGGAAGAAGGCCGAATTGTTGAATCAACTCCAGAGCGCCCGCGTGCCCTGGTCAAAGGTTTTCAACGAGGTGACAGGGGTAACGCCCGACGGCCTCTGGCTGGCCACGGTTACATTAAATACAATCGACCCGGCGAAAACGGTGCTTGAGATCGAAGGGGAAACGGTGGCCTTTGAGCAGGTTGGCGTTTTTGTCCTGAAACTGCGCACCTTCCCGTACTTTTCCAGTGTCGAACTGATCGATGCCCGCGATAAAAATGTCGATTTCAAGTGGGTGACCCGCTTCAAGGTGCAGGCCCTGTTGGCGCCGATCCCGCCGGAGTTGCAGGTCGTTCCGGTGGATTCGAACGGCAAGGACGGGACGAAAAAAAGCGGCGCCCAAGGGGGTGAACGGCGATGA
- a CDS encoding prepilin peptidase, protein MFDIGVAFFFGAILGSFLNVCICRIPRGESILFPRSHCVSCGRLLSPAELIPIASYLLQRGRCRGCGADVSWQYPLVEGFTGLAFAALSAFYGGLSLDWAAASVLAAFLIVIAGIDIEHKIIPNILLLAALPFIALWLGWKVSGTGGDVHLILNSLLGAVFGAAMLFAVFWFSNGGLGLGDVKFAFVFGLMLGWPGALWALTLAALIGSIAGIAGMVAGKWTRKTEVPFGPFLAIGYFAVFLLLDSRWSEIIRRFLE, encoded by the coding sequence ATGTTTGACATCGGCGTCGCCTTTTTTTTCGGCGCTATCCTCGGCTCCTTCCTGAATGTGTGCATCTGTCGCATTCCGCGAGGCGAGTCGATCCTTTTCCCCCGTTCCCATTGTGTGTCCTGCGGGCGGCTTCTGTCGCCCGCAGAGCTTATTCCCATCGCCAGCTACCTGCTGCAACGGGGAAGGTGCCGCGGTTGCGGGGCAGACGTATCGTGGCAGTATCCCCTGGTGGAGGGTTTCACCGGCCTCGCCTTTGCGGCATTATCCGCCTTTTACGGCGGCCTGTCGCTCGACTGGGCGGCGGCGTCTGTTCTTGCCGCCTTCCTGATCGTCATCGCCGGCATCGACATCGAACACAAGATCATTCCCAACATCCTGTTGTTGGCTGCGCTCCCATTCATCGCCCTTTGGCTGGGCTGGAAGGTCTCTGGGACCGGCGGCGATGTCCACCTCATCCTCAACAGTCTTCTGGGCGCAGTTTTCGGCGCAGCGATGCTTTTCGCTGTTTTCTGGTTTAGCAACGGTGGACTCGGGCTGGGCGATGTGAAGTTTGCCTTTGTCTTCGGGCTGATGCTCGGTTGGCCCGGCGCGCTGTGGGCGCTGACATTGGCCGCGCTGATCGGCAGCATCGCCGGCATCGCCGGCATGGTCGCGGGGAAATGGACGCGCAAGACCGAGGTGCCTTTCGGTCCTTTCTTAGCGATCGGTTACTTCGCGGTCTTTCTGTTATTGGACAGCCGATGGAGCGAGATCATTCGCCGCTTTTTGGAGTAG
- a CDS encoding type II secretion system protein, translating to MLEFWQKKMKQAREQKGFSLIELMIVVAIIGVLFAVLVPRLGNTTDRARAAGVRNDFKAFETAIRSYYIEHNNTLPTATQISTDKVLMNGRYLDREITDTIDPWGTNAYAYTASLPATTGFTPAVSGSPTTGITIGCTNTSAAVATAANRTNFQMIIYVDPANNNALATSYNGF from the coding sequence ATGCTGGAATTTTGGCAGAAAAAGATGAAGCAAGCGAGGGAGCAAAAGGGTTTCTCGTTGATCGAACTGATGATTGTCGTGGCGATCATCGGCGTGCTCTTTGCGGTGTTGGTGCCCCGGTTGGGGAACACGACAGACCGCGCGCGGGCTGCCGGCGTGCGTAATGATTTCAAGGCTTTTGAGACGGCGATTCGCTCCTACTATATTGAACATAACAATACCTTGCCGACCGCTACTCAAATCAGCACGGATAAAGTACTGATGAACGGGCGGTATCTGGACCGGGAGATTACCGATACAATCGACCCGTGGGGAACAAACGCCTATGCCTATACCGCTTCCCTTCCTGCGACGACAGGCTTTACTCCCGCGGTTAGCGGTAGCCCAACGACCGGGATTACAATCGGCTGCACCAACACGTCAGCGGCTGTAGCGACTGCTGCAAACCGGACGAACTTTCAAATGATCATTTATGTTGACCCGGCAAACAACAACGCGTTGGCGACTTCCTACAATGGATTCTAG
- a CDS encoding type II secretion system F family protein, with protein MATYRYRARDSRGTVREGTIQEESEKSVALTLREQGLFVVEVREEKGGAAKSAGAGDAAGSAFSVFRRKTPAKVLAVFCRQLSTLVNAGVPIHSSLSILTQQTEHPALRQALLRVAADLQRGYNLSQAVGLHPNVFPEMFVHMIEAGELGGVLEEVLQRLATHFEKDSETRSKVKSALTYPAVVFSIGILAVTFILGFVIPRFTSALGSLGAELPALTKRVLDLSEWVKGYWWTALLAALALYLIFGELRKTPQMRLLLDRYTLKIPIFGDMLLKVSVARFCRTLGTLIRSGVPMLQALEVVEKTAGNQAVSEGVMNTRESIRKGQGLADPLRKTGIFPPMVVQMVAVGEETGALDVMLEKVSDYYEMEVNGLVSRLSTVIEPIMLVVLGGMVAMLVIAMLLPIFEVISSVGAK; from the coding sequence ATGGCTACATACCGGTATCGAGCGCGCGATAGTCGGGGAACGGTGCGGGAAGGCACGATTCAGGAAGAATCAGAGAAGTCGGTCGCCTTGACATTGCGAGAACAGGGACTGTTTGTCGTTGAGGTGAGAGAGGAGAAGGGTGGAGCGGCGAAATCCGCCGGCGCAGGTGATGCAGCCGGATCCGCCTTTTCCGTCTTTCGCCGGAAGACGCCGGCCAAGGTTTTGGCTGTCTTTTGCCGGCAACTTTCTACCTTGGTAAATGCTGGTGTTCCCATTCACAGCTCCTTATCCATATTGACCCAACAAACGGAACACCCCGCCTTGCGGCAAGCGCTGCTCCGTGTCGCTGCCGATCTGCAGCGCGGGTACAACCTCTCCCAGGCGGTGGGCCTTCACCCCAATGTCTTTCCGGAGATGTTTGTCCACATGATCGAGGCGGGCGAACTGGGCGGGGTGCTGGAGGAGGTGCTGCAACGGCTGGCCACTCACTTTGAAAAAGACAGCGAGACGAGAAGCAAGGTCAAATCGGCGCTCACCTATCCGGCTGTTGTCTTTTCCATCGGGATCCTGGCGGTCACTTTCATTCTCGGCTTTGTCATCCCCCGTTTCACCAGCGCCCTGGGCAGCCTCGGCGCGGAACTGCCGGCGTTGACGAAACGGGTCCTCGACCTCTCGGAGTGGGTGAAAGGGTACTGGTGGACGGCCCTGTTGGCGGCGCTGGCGCTCTACCTTATTTTCGGCGAGTTGCGCAAAACGCCGCAGATGCGCCTGCTGCTGGACCGGTACACGCTCAAAATCCCCATCTTTGGCGATATGCTGCTCAAGGTATCTGTGGCGCGCTTCTGCCGCACCCTGGGCACGCTGATCCGCAGCGGCGTCCCCATGCTGCAGGCGCTGGAGGTCGTTGAAAAGACGGCGGGCAATCAGGCCGTATCGGAGGGGGTGATGAATACCCGGGAAAGCATCCGCAAGGGCCAGGGCCTGGCTGACCCGCTGCGCAAGACTGGCATCTTCCCGCCCATGGTGGTGCAGATGGTAGCCGTCGGAGAAGAGACCGGCGCATTGGACGTCATGTTGGAAAAGGTCTCCGATTACTATGAGATGGAGGTCAACGGACTTGTCAGCCGCCTGTCCACCGTCATTGAACCCATCATGCTCGTCGTTCTGGGGGGGATGGTCGCTATGCTGGTCATCGCCATGTTGTTGCCTATCTTCGAGGTGATCAGCAGCGTCGGCGCAAAATGA
- a CDS encoding type IV pilus twitching motility protein PilT has product MQINDILALAAAKGASDVHLTVGRMPSFRINGKLTLLQELGAPIDSGWLRPLMPPDTDALVRQVLNEKQLAQFEQKGEADLSYAVPTIGRFRVNVFRQRGSAAMVLRIIPLKPPSFRELGLPEVLANLARRPNGLVLVTGPTGSGKSTTLAAMIDLINEERAEHIITLEDPIEFLHRHNKSIVNQREIGLDSTSFAGAVRAAMREDPDVILVGEMRDLETIATAITAAETGHLVMATLHTNDVSQTIDRIIDVFDVGQQAQIRIQLATVLQGVVCQQLLPRADGKGRVVAQEIMVCTTAIRNLIREGKTHQIATAIQTGGKLGMQTMHMALKHLVTKGLVSREEAVKKSADPDALMRYMMDMY; this is encoded by the coding sequence ATGCAGATCAACGATATCCTGGCGCTTGCCGCCGCCAAAGGCGCCTCTGACGTACATCTCACCGTCGGCCGGATGCCCTCCTTCCGGATCAACGGCAAACTGACGCTGCTCCAGGAACTGGGCGCGCCCATCGACAGCGGCTGGTTGCGCCCCTTGATGCCGCCGGACACGGACGCATTGGTCCGCCAGGTCCTCAATGAAAAGCAACTCGCCCAGTTCGAGCAGAAGGGTGAGGCGGACCTCTCCTACGCCGTGCCGACGATCGGGCGATTCCGGGTCAACGTCTTCCGCCAGCGGGGCAGCGCCGCCATGGTGTTGCGGATCATCCCGCTCAAGCCCCCCTCCTTTCGGGAATTGGGCCTGCCGGAGGTGCTGGCCAACCTGGCCCGCCGTCCCAACGGGCTCGTGCTGGTCACCGGTCCCACCGGCAGCGGCAAGTCGACGACACTGGCCGCCATGATCGATCTGATCAATGAGGAGCGCGCCGAACATATCATCACCCTGGAGGATCCCATCGAATTTCTGCACCGCCACAACAAGAGCATCGTCAACCAGCGGGAAATCGGGCTCGACTCGACCTCCTTTGCCGGCGCGGTGCGGGCGGCCATGCGGGAGGATCCCGATGTGATCCTCGTCGGCGAGATGCGCGACCTGGAGACGATCGCCACAGCCATCACCGCCGCCGAGACGGGCCACCTGGTCATGGCCACACTGCACACCAACGATGTCTCCCAGACGATCGACCGGATCATCGACGTGTTTGATGTGGGCCAGCAGGCGCAGATCCGCATCCAACTGGCGACGGTGCTGCAAGGGGTCGTATGCCAGCAACTGCTGCCTCGCGCCGACGGAAAGGGACGGGTCGTGGCGCAGGAGATCATGGTCTGCACGACCGCTATCCGCAACCTGATCCGCGAGGGCAAGACCCACCAGATCGCTACGGCCATACAGACAGGCGGCAAGCTGGGCATGCAGACCATGCATATGGCCTTGAAGCATCTCGTGACCAAAGGACTCGTTTCCCGGGAGGAAGCGGTGAAGAAGTCCGCCGATCCCGATGCCTTGATGCGGTATATGATGGATATGTATTGA
- a CDS encoding GspE/PulE family protein has translation MEEAVMAAAAIRRKLGDLLLEYHLITEEQLQQALEEQRHKGDRLGQALVRLGFVTTQMINEVLEFQLGIPTISLLHYQLNPDVLKLLPENLCRRHKCLPVKRVGNRLTVAMADPLNLLALDDIKLATSLEIDQAIASEEEMDQVFEKIFGLNEDQEADIRRLEVEANRVEEESAIIDLSELERMTAVDDAPIVRVVNTILQQGAKESASDIHIEPQESAVRVRYRCDGLLRDVLALPKASHAALLSRIKLLAKMNIAEKRLPQDGRIQTRLGDKMIDLRVSTLPAIHGEKCVIRLLDKSNVLFDLRQLGFQNETLRRYEKLVRTPYGMVLITGPTGSGKTTTLYASINEINSPEKNIVTIEDPVEYVLDGVNQVQVNLRAGLDFASGLRSILRQDPDVILVGEIRDRETAEIGVRAATTGHLVFSTLHTNDAAGSVNRLIDMGVEPFLVASSLVGVVAQRLVRRVCANCKRAYTPAPGSPERIYLDVPDDAPLTLYQGRGCVACNNTGYRKRVAIHEVLTITPAQRKLILERASADAIAAQAVRDGMIPISQDGMSKVLQGQTTVQEILRVADVNE, from the coding sequence ATGGAGGAGGCAGTTATGGCGGCAGCGGCGATCCGACGAAAGTTAGGCGACCTGTTACTTGAATACCACCTGATCACAGAGGAGCAGCTCCAACAGGCGCTGGAAGAGCAGCGGCACAAAGGGGATCGCCTGGGGCAGGCCTTGGTTCGCCTCGGTTTTGTAACCACCCAGATGATCAATGAGGTCTTGGAATTTCAATTGGGGATTCCGACCATCTCCCTGCTCCATTATCAACTTAACCCAGATGTGTTGAAGCTGCTTCCGGAGAACCTCTGCCGGCGCCACAAGTGCTTGCCGGTCAAGCGCGTCGGAAACCGGCTGACCGTGGCCATGGCCGACCCCTTGAACCTGCTGGCCCTCGATGACATCAAACTGGCCACCAGCCTGGAGATCGACCAGGCCATCGCCTCTGAGGAAGAGATGGATCAGGTCTTTGAAAAGATCTTCGGGTTGAATGAGGACCAGGAAGCGGACATCCGGCGCTTGGAGGTCGAAGCCAACCGCGTCGAAGAGGAAAGCGCCATCATCGACCTGTCTGAACTGGAACGGATGACGGCTGTCGACGATGCGCCCATTGTCCGGGTGGTCAACACGATCCTGCAACAGGGGGCCAAGGAGAGCGCCAGCGATATCCACATCGAGCCCCAGGAGAGCGCTGTTCGCGTTCGCTACCGCTGTGACGGCCTCCTCCGCGATGTGCTGGCACTGCCGAAGGCTTCCCACGCGGCCCTGCTGTCGCGGATCAAGCTGTTGGCAAAGATGAACATCGCCGAAAAACGGCTTCCCCAGGATGGGCGGATTCAGACCCGGTTGGGCGACAAGATGATCGACCTGCGCGTCTCCACGCTGCCGGCCATCCATGGGGAAAAATGCGTCATTCGCCTGCTCGACAAGAGCAATGTGCTCTTCGATCTGCGCCAGTTGGGTTTCCAAAATGAGACGCTCCGACGGTATGAGAAACTGGTCCGCACCCCCTACGGCATGGTCCTGATCACAGGCCCCACCGGGTCGGGAAAAACGACGACCCTCTACGCGTCGATCAACGAGATCAATTCACCTGAGAAAAACATCGTCACCATCGAGGATCCCGTCGAGTATGTCCTTGATGGCGTCAACCAGGTGCAGGTCAACCTGCGGGCCGGCCTCGATTTTGCCAGCGGCCTCCGGTCCATCCTCCGCCAGGACCCCGATGTGATCCTCGTCGGGGAGATTCGTGATCGGGAGACGGCGGAGATCGGCGTCCGGGCGGCGACGACAGGACACCTTGTCTTTTCAACCTTACATACAAATGACGCGGCCGGTTCCGTCAACCGGCTGATCGATATGGGCGTCGAGCCCTTTTTGGTCGCCTCTTCCCTCGTGGGGGTTGTGGCCCAGCGGCTGGTGCGGCGCGTCTGCGCCAACTGCAAGCGGGCCTACACGCCTGCGCCGGGTTCGCCGGAACGGATCTATCTCGACGTGCCCGATGACGCCCCGCTGACCCTCTACCAAGGGCGCGGTTGTGTCGCCTGCAACAACACAGGCTACCGGAAACGGGTTGCCATCCACGAGGTCCTGACCATCACACCGGCGCAGCGCAAGCTGATCCTGGAGCGGGCCTCTGCCGACGCCATCGCCGCCCAAGCTGTGCGGGACGGGATGATCCCGATCAGCCAGGACGGGATGAGCAAGGTGCTGCAGGGGCAGACAACGGTCCAGGAGATCCTGCGTGTGGCTGATGTCAATGAATAG
- the aroB gene encoding 3-dehydroquinate synthase has product MERITQVEVGLGDRAYPIDIGSGLLTQAGQGLTGVLRGKKVLIVTNGIVNHHWGAPLRRSLEEAGFSVAITEIPDGETHKRIETVASLYDACVAARLNRTSAIIALGGGIVGDVAGFLAATYMRGIDFVQVPTTLLSQVDSSVGGKVGVNHRDGKNLIGAFYQPKRVIIDTDTLSTLPVREVRAGYGEVIKTALLGDPDLFAFLETAGADVLRLDAAALRRVVAACCRAKAGVVEQDEREAGIRAILNLGHTFGHALETLTHYQTYRHGEAVAVGLIAACRLAQTVLGLPETVTDRVRRLVQAADLPVRFPAFSAEEWRKALAMDKKNQDDQVTFIVPAAIGQSLVRADIPLSLALAVIHEMTEAE; this is encoded by the coding sequence ATGGAAAGGATCACCCAAGTGGAGGTGGGCCTCGGCGATCGCGCCTATCCCATCGACATCGGTTCCGGTTTGCTCACGCAAGCCGGCCAAGGGCTGACAGGAGTCCTGCGGGGAAAAAAAGTCCTGATCGTCACAAATGGGATCGTCAATCATCATTGGGGTGCTCCCTTGCGCCGGTCCCTGGAAGAGGCCGGCTTTTCTGTCGCCATAACGGAGATCCCTGACGGGGAGACGCACAAGCGCATCGAAACCGTAGCGTCCTTGTATGACGCCTGCGTGGCAGCGCGGTTGAATCGCACATCCGCCATCATCGCCCTCGGCGGCGGCATCGTGGGCGATGTGGCCGGATTTCTGGCGGCCACCTATATGCGAGGCATCGACTTTGTTCAGGTACCGACGACGCTGCTCTCCCAGGTCGATTCGAGTGTGGGCGGCAAGGTGGGTGTCAACCACCGGGACGGCAAAAACCTGATCGGCGCTTTTTATCAACCCAAGCGGGTGATTATCGATACGGACACCCTCTCGACGCTTCCCGTCCGAGAGGTGCGCGCCGGCTATGGCGAGGTGATCAAGACGGCCCTCTTGGGAGACCCGGACTTGTTTGCCTTCCTCGAAACGGCTGGCGCCGATGTGCTGCGCCTTGACGCGGCGGCGCTCCGGCGCGTCGTCGCCGCCTGTTGCCGGGCGAAAGCCGGCGTCGTCGAACAGGACGAACGGGAGGCGGGGATACGGGCCATATTAAACCTCGGCCACACCTTCGGCCATGCCCTGGAGACGCTCACCCATTATCAGACCTACCGCCACGGCGAGGCGGTCGCTGTCGGGTTGATCGCCGCCTGCCGCTTGGCCCAGACGGTTTTAGGCCTGCCGGAGACGGTGACCGATCGAGTGCGCCGCCTCGTCCAGGCCGCCGATCTGCCCGTCCGGTTTCCCGCCTTTTCCGCCGAGGAATGGCGAAAGGCCCTGGCCATGGACAAGAAGAACCAAGACGATCAGGTGACCTTCATCGTGCCGGCGGCGATCGGGCAATCACTCGTGCGCGCCGATATCCCTCTCTCTCTGGCGCTCGCTGTGATCCATGAAATGACGGAAGCGGAATAG
- a CDS encoding shikimate kinase, whose product MERQQKQNIVLIGFMGTGKSTVGRRLAARLGYRYVDTDVEVEQVTGMTIAQIFDQYGEVRFRSEETLTARRMAAMERVVVATGGGIVLKPENVAALRSSGVLIGLEATPEVIWSRVVRRSHRPLIKRDITVEDIGEMMARRTPYYSCADVTVDTSERSVPEIVEAILAYLRERANERGEDWTVGEESGEGGGAL is encoded by the coding sequence ATGGAGAGACAGCAGAAACAAAACATCGTGCTCATCGGCTTCATGGGTACGGGCAAATCCACGGTGGGTCGCCGACTGGCCGCCCGCTTGGGCTACCGGTACGTGGACACCGATGTGGAAGTGGAACAGGTGACAGGGATGACCATCGCCCAGATCTTCGACCAATACGGTGAGGTGCGCTTTCGCTCAGAGGAGACGCTGACGGCGAGGCGAATGGCCGCCATGGAAAGGGTCGTCGTAGCAACAGGCGGCGGGATCGTGCTTAAGCCGGAAAATGTGGCGGCCTTGCGTTCCAGCGGTGTGCTCATCGGTTTGGAGGCGACGCCGGAGGTGATCTGGTCGAGGGTGGTCCGCCGCAGCCACCGGCCCCTGATCAAAAGGGACATCACCGTCGAAGACATTGGGGAGATGATGGCCAGGCGAACCCCCTATTACAGTTGCGCCGATGTGACCGTAGACACCTCGGAACGGTCTGTGCCGGAGATTGTCGAGGCGATCCTCGCGTACCTGCGCGAGCGGGCGAATGAGCGGGGAGAGGATTGGACAGTGGGAGAAGAAAGCGGCGAGGGAGGAGGAGCGCTCTGA